The Candidatus Sulfotelmatobacter sp. region TGTATAAAAGTTGGTACCAAAAAATGCTCGGGTTGTTCATGCCCGGTTTTGCGCTGTTGCTGTTGTCCGCTCTCGCTCAGGCCCAGCTTGACGTTGCCGTTGGCGGCAGCACTCTCATGTCCACGGCGAATACGACTGCTTCGTTGAACTACCTGCCTCCCGCGGAGAAGGCCGGTACTTACCCCAGCATCAGCATCGAGCACATCTTCACGGACCGCAGCTTCAAGGGCCACAACTACGGTTACAACGTGGAAGCCGCTTTTCGATATCACGAAGGCATTTACAACAACTACCAGCAGTATCGCCCCGTTCTATACGACATCAATGCCGTGTACGTCGACCGCCTCTCCAAGCGGGCGAAGCTCGAATTCCTGGCCGGACCCGGGGGCCAGCGGTTACTTTTCTATTCGCCGCCCGGGGGTTGTCCTTATTCCTCTGGATGCTCCACTCGCTTTAACAGCAATCAATTTCTCCTGCACGCGGGCATGGAAGTCCATTTCCGGCTGTGGCGCAGCTTGTTCGTCCGCCCTGAAGTGCATTATTACCGCATCATCGATAACTCGGCCTTCCACTCGGACAACGTTCTTCGGTTAGGCGCTTCCATCGGCTACACCTTCCGCCGGGATGAATCTGGAAAAGACTAAATGCGGAGACGATTAGTCCCGAGGAAATAGCGCCCGGGGTTTCCGGTCCAAAAGAAAAAAGGCAGCGTCTGGGGACGCTGCCTTCGTGGTTTCAGGGTTTCTAGTGCATTCCCATGCAGATTTCGGCTTCGTGCATAGCGCGGTCCAGGTGTTCAATGGACTTGGCACGGTGTCCGTCGAAATCGTGCTCGGCGCTTTCTAATTCGTGTTTCGCCTGTCGCATATGTTCGAGAGCTTCGTCGATGTGGGGATGGCGTTCCGGCACGGGTGCAACGGCCGGCGTCGCGGGAGCTGCCGCCACGGCTGGCGCAGGCGCGGCCGCTGCTTTTGGACCGGCTGCCGCCGCTGGGAAGGCAAGCGTGAAGAGAAGTGTTGCCATGATGAGCAGAGTCAAGAACCCGATGTTTTTCATGTTTCCTCCTCGTCCGACTTCCGGCTCGGACGCAACCGGTATATTTCCGCTGCGCTGCATTACCGCTGCCACGGGACTATGCTTCTCTCCGTAACTTCGATCGAAGGCACCCGCGACACCCGCACAGTATAGACTCTGGCGCACGCTCCGCATCTGTGCAAAAGGTTACTTCGCGGATGCCCGGTCGGCCGCTTCGCTGGTTCGATCTTGCTGTCTCTTCGATCTTGCTATTTCATTTCGATGTTGCGGGCTTCGTTCGCAATTCCTTAATCCCGCCTTCGACTGCGCCACCACCACCAAGCCAAACCGATCAGCACCAGCCCGGCGGCCAAGGCATCGAACCGCCGTATATCGCGCTCCAGTCGGCCCAGGTGCCGGCCGAACAGATAACCAGCGCCCGAAATTACCGTAACCCAGACTCCCGCCCCCAAAAAGTTAAAAAGGGTAAATTTCCGCCATGGCATCCGCAGCACGCCGGCCAGCGGTCCCGCGATGATCCGCAGGCCGAAGACGAAGCGCGCCAGGAAAATGGTCAGCGCACCGTAACGCGCAAATAAGCCTTCGCCGCGCGCCACCATTGTTTGCTGAATTTTGAAAACTGCCTGATACCGAACCAG contains the following coding sequences:
- a CDS encoding DedA family protein, whose translation is MSHSILDLLRNAVVHYGYWAVAVALLVENAGVPVPGETMLLLASFLAYSERDLRLPWIIVVATLAATVGDNLGYAVGYYGGRPLLVRYQAVFKIQQTMVARGEGLFARYGALTIFLARFVFGLRIIAGPLAGVLRMPWRKFTLFNFLGAGVWVTVISGAGYLFGRHLGRLERDIRRFDALAAGLVLIGLAWWWWRSRRRD